The Serpentinimonas maccroryi genome has a segment encoding these proteins:
- the lpdA gene encoding dihydrolipoyl dehydrogenase, protein MSQTFDVIVIGAGPGGYVAAIRAAQLGFKVACIDAWSNADGGPAPGGTCTNVGCIPSKALLQSSEHYEHARLHFAEHGISTGAVKIDVAQMLGRKNTVVKQNNDGILYLFKKNKVAFFHGRASFVQADAAGYQIAVAAPAAGAEPQTLSAKQVIVATGSSARELPGVPFDEVNVLSNDGGLRLGAVPKRLAVIGSGVIGLELGSVWRRLGADVTVLEGLPTFLGAVDEQIAREAKKAFDKQGLKIELGVQVGEIKALKKGVSIAYTNAKGEPQTLEADKLIVSIGRAPNTQGLNAQAVGLQLDERGAIVVDADCRTNLPGVWAVGDVVRGPMLAHKAEEEGVAVAERIAGQHGHVNFDTIPWVIYTSPEIAWVGRTEQQLKADGVAYKAGTFPFLANGRARALGDTTGMVKMLADATTDQILGVHIVGPMASELIAEAVLALEFKASAEDIARICHAHPSLSEATKEAALAVDKRALNF, encoded by the coding sequence ATGAGCCAAACATTTGATGTGATCGTCATCGGCGCCGGCCCCGGTGGCTATGTGGCCGCCATCCGCGCCGCCCAACTCGGCTTCAAAGTGGCGTGCATCGACGCTTGGAGCAACGCCGACGGTGGCCCCGCCCCGGGCGGCACCTGCACCAACGTCGGCTGCATCCCGTCCAAGGCGTTGCTGCAATCGTCCGAGCACTACGAGCACGCGCGGCTGCACTTTGCCGAGCACGGCATCAGCACCGGAGCGGTGAAGATCGATGTGGCGCAGATGCTGGGCCGCAAAAACACCGTGGTCAAGCAAAACAACGACGGCATTTTGTATCTGTTCAAGAAAAACAAGGTGGCGTTTTTCCACGGCCGCGCCAGCTTTGTGCAGGCCGACGCTGCCGGTTACCAGATCGCCGTGGCCGCCCCTGCTGCAGGCGCCGAACCGCAGACCCTGAGCGCCAAACAGGTGATCGTGGCCACCGGCTCGAGCGCGCGCGAGCTGCCCGGGGTGCCCTTCGACGAAGTCAACGTGCTCTCCAACGACGGCGGCTTGCGCTTGGGCGCGGTGCCCAAGCGGCTGGCGGTGATCGGCTCGGGCGTGATCGGGCTCGAGCTCGGTTCGGTCTGGCGCCGCCTCGGTGCCGACGTCACCGTGCTCGAAGGGCTGCCGACCTTCCTCGGCGCGGTCGATGAGCAAATTGCACGCGAAGCCAAAAAAGCCTTCGACAAGCAAGGCCTGAAGATCGAGCTCGGGGTGCAGGTGGGCGAGATCAAGGCGCTCAAAAAAGGCGTATCCATCGCCTACACCAACGCCAAAGGCGAGCCGCAGACGCTCGAGGCCGACAAGCTGATCGTCTCGATCGGGCGCGCACCCAACACGCAGGGGCTCAACGCGCAGGCGGTGGGCTTGCAGCTCGACGAGCGCGGCGCCATTGTGGTCGATGCCGACTGCCGCACCAACCTGCCCGGCGTCTGGGCGGTGGGCGATGTGGTGCGCGGCCCCATGCTGGCGCACAAGGCCGAAGAAGAGGGCGTGGCGGTGGCCGAGCGCATCGCCGGCCAGCACGGGCACGTGAACTTCGACACCATCCCTTGGGTGATTTACACCAGCCCGGAAATCGCTTGGGTGGGCCGCACCGAGCAGCAGCTCAAGGCCGACGGCGTGGCTTACAAGGCCGGCACCTTCCCGTTCTTGGCCAACGGCCGCGCGCGCGCGCTGGGCGACACCACCGGCATGGTCAAAATGCTGGCCGACGCCACCACCGACCAAATTTTGGGTGTGCACATCGTCGGGCCCATGGCCAGCGAGCTGATCGCCGAAGCGGTGCTGGCGCTCGAGTTCAAGGCCAGCGCCGAAGACATCGCGCGCATCTGCCACGCCCACCCCAGCCTGAGCGAAGCCACCAAAGAAGCGGCGCTGGCCGTGGACAAGCGCGCGCTGAACTTTTAA
- the odhB gene encoding 2-oxoglutarate dehydrogenase complex dihydrolipoyllysine-residue succinyltransferase, whose amino-acid sequence MALVEVKVPQLSESVAEATLLQWKAKVGQPVTADQILIDIETDKVVLEVPAPVSGVLAELVEADGATVASDQVIARIDTEGKVAAAAAPATAPAAAAPAAAASAKAAPAAAASAAGVAMPAATKLLAEHQLSAAAVAGTGKDGRVLKGDVLAAVAAGAAAPAKAAAPAAAIPTGVPTQALPQVAAPNIDLGQRPEQRVPMSRLRARVAERLLQSQATNAILTTFNEVNMAPVMEMRKRFQERFEKEHGVKLGFMSFFVKAAVHALKKYPVVNASVDGNDIVYHGYFDIGIAVGSPRGLVVPIIRNADQLGFAEIEKKIAEFGKKAQEGKLGIEEMSGGTFSISNGGTFGSMLSTPIINPPQSAILGVHATKDRAVVENGQIVIRPINYLALSYDHRIIDGREAVLSLVAMKEALEDPSRLLFNL is encoded by the coding sequence ATGGCACTCGTAGAAGTCAAAGTCCCGCAGTTGTCCGAATCCGTGGCCGAAGCCACCCTGTTGCAGTGGAAGGCCAAAGTTGGCCAACCGGTCACGGCCGATCAAATCCTGATCGACATCGAAACCGACAAGGTGGTGCTCGAGGTGCCGGCCCCAGTCTCGGGCGTGCTGGCCGAGCTGGTGGAGGCCGACGGCGCCACCGTGGCCTCAGACCAGGTGATCGCGCGCATCGACACCGAAGGCAAAGTGGCTGCCGCTGCGGCCCCAGCTACCGCCCCTGCTGCCGCAGCCCCTGCTGCGGCTGCCAGCGCCAAAGCGGCTCCAGCCGCTGCCGCCAGTGCCGCCGGCGTGGCCATGCCCGCCGCAACCAAGCTGCTGGCCGAGCACCAACTCAGCGCCGCCGCCGTGGCGGGCACGGGCAAAGACGGGCGCGTGCTCAAGGGCGACGTGCTGGCCGCCGTGGCCGCCGGTGCCGCCGCGCCAGCCAAGGCCGCGGCCCCGGCTGCGGCCATCCCCACCGGGGTTCCGACCCAAGCGCTGCCGCAAGTGGCGGCCCCGAACATCGACCTCGGCCAGCGCCCTGAGCAGCGCGTGCCCATGAGCCGCCTGCGCGCCCGCGTGGCCGAGCGGCTGCTGCAGTCGCAGGCCACCAACGCCATCCTGACCACCTTCAACGAGGTCAACATGGCGCCGGTGATGGAAATGCGCAAGCGCTTCCAAGAGCGCTTCGAGAAAGAGCACGGTGTCAAGCTGGGCTTCATGAGCTTCTTCGTCAAGGCCGCGGTGCACGCGCTCAAAAAATACCCGGTGGTCAACGCCTCGGTCGATGGCAACGACATCGTCTATCACGGCTATTTCGACATCGGCATCGCCGTCGGTTCGCCGCGCGGGCTGGTGGTGCCGATCATCCGCAACGCCGACCAGCTCGGTTTTGCCGAAATCGAAAAGAAAATCGCCGAATTCGGCAAAAAAGCCCAAGAAGGCAAGCTCGGCATCGAGGAGATGAGCGGCGGCACCTTCTCGATCTCCAATGGCGGCACCTTTGGCTCCATGCTCTCGACGCCGATCATCAACCCGCCCCAATCGGCCATTTTGGGCGTACACGCCACCAAAGACCGGGCCGTGGTGGAAAACGGCCAGATCGTGATCCGCCCGATCAACTACCTGGCGCTGAGCTACGACCACCGCATCATCGACGGCCGCGAAGCCGTGCTCAGCTTGGTGGCGATGAAAGAAGCGCTCGAAGACCCGTCGCGCCTGCTGTTCAATCTGTGA
- a CDS encoding 2-oxoglutarate dehydrogenase E1 component, with protein sequence MNQTSGVYQAYQGNSYLFGGNAPYVEEMYENYLADPTSVPDSWRDYFDALQNVPALDGSAARDVPHLPVINAFAERAKQGVTQVVVASNANPELARKQVYAQQLIAAYRNVGQRWADLDPLKRTEREQIPDLDPAFYGFGDADFETVFSTNNTFFRRETMPLRELLNALRETYCGSIGAEFMYLSDQTQKRWWQERLEGVRSKPNFSTDEKKHILDRLTAAEGLERFLHTKYVGQKRFSLEGGESFIVAMDRVIQQAGAKGVQEIVIGMAHRGRLNVLVNTLGKMPKDLFAEFDHTAPEDLPAGDVKYHQGFSSDVSTPGGPVHLSLAFNPSHLEIVNPVVEGSVRARMDRRGDRKGEQVLPILVHGDAAIAGQGVVQETLALAQTRGYSTGGTVHIVINNQIGFTTSDPRDTRSTLYCTDIVKMIEAPVLHVNGDDPEAVALAAQLAIEYRMTFSKDVVIDIICFRKLGHNEQDTPALTQPLMYKKIAQHPGTRKLYADKLAAQGLGEHLGDEMVKAYRAALDEGRHTVDPVLTNFKSKFAVDWAPFLGKKWSDSADTAIPLAEWKRLAERITTLPASVTPHQLVKKVYADRADMGRGELNVDWGMGEHMAFASLVASGYAVRLSGEDCGRGTFTHRHAVIHDQNREKWNEGTYIPLQNVAENQAPFVVIDSILSEEAVLGFEYGYASNDPNTLVIWEAQFGDFVNGAQVVIDQFIASGEVKWGRVNGITLMLPHGYEGQGPEHSSARVERFLQLAADTNMQLVQPTTASQIFHVLRRQMVRNLRKPLVIFTPKSLLRNKDAGSPLSEFTKGGFQTVIPEHSAEVAKNASAVKRVIACSGKVYYDLVKKREEKGAHDVAILRVEQLYPFPHKAFAAELKRYPNATDIVWCQDEPQNQGAWFFIQHNIHDNMLDGQRLGYAGRAASASPAVGYAHLHQDQQKTLIEAAFGKLKGFILSK encoded by the coding sequence ATGAATCAGACCTCTGGCGTCTATCAAGCCTATCAAGGCAATTCGTACCTGTTCGGCGGCAACGCGCCCTATGTCGAGGAGATGTACGAAAACTACCTCGCCGACCCGACCTCGGTGCCCGATTCTTGGCGCGACTACTTCGATGCGTTGCAAAACGTGCCGGCGCTCGATGGCAGCGCAGCTCGCGACGTGCCCCATTTGCCGGTCATCAATGCCTTTGCCGAGCGCGCCAAGCAGGGCGTGACGCAGGTGGTGGTGGCCTCGAACGCCAACCCTGAGCTGGCGCGCAAACAGGTTTATGCGCAGCAGCTCATCGCCGCCTACCGCAACGTGGGGCAGCGTTGGGCCGACCTTGATCCGCTCAAGCGCACCGAGCGCGAGCAGATCCCCGACCTCGACCCGGCTTTTTATGGCTTTGGCGACGCCGACTTCGAGACGGTGTTCAGCACCAACAACACCTTCTTCCGGCGCGAGACCATGCCGCTGCGCGAGCTGCTCAACGCGCTGCGCGAGACCTACTGCGGCTCCATAGGGGCCGAGTTCATGTACCTCAGCGACCAGACGCAAAAGCGCTGGTGGCAAGAGCGGCTCGAAGGCGTGCGCAGCAAGCCCAACTTCAGCACCGACGAGAAAAAACACATCCTCGACCGCCTCACAGCTGCCGAAGGCCTTGAGCGCTTTTTGCACACCAAATACGTGGGCCAAAAGCGCTTCTCGCTTGAAGGCGGTGAGAGCTTCATCGTGGCCATGGACCGGGTCATCCAGCAAGCCGGCGCCAAGGGCGTGCAAGAGATCGTGATCGGCATGGCGCACCGTGGGCGCCTCAATGTGCTGGTCAACACCTTGGGCAAAATGCCCAAAGACCTGTTTGCCGAGTTCGACCACACCGCCCCCGAAGACCTGCCCGCAGGTGACGTGAAATACCACCAAGGCTTTAGCTCCGACGTCAGCACCCCCGGCGGCCCGGTGCACCTGAGCCTGGCTTTCAACCCCTCACACTTAGAGATCGTGAACCCGGTGGTGGAGGGCTCGGTGCGCGCGCGCATGGACCGGCGCGGCGACCGCAAGGGCGAGCAGGTGCTGCCCATTTTGGTGCACGGTGACGCCGCCATCGCTGGCCAAGGCGTGGTGCAAGAGACGCTGGCGCTGGCCCAAACCCGGGGCTACTCCACCGGCGGCACGGTGCACATCGTCATCAACAACCAGATCGGCTTTACCACCTCGGACCCCCGCGACACGCGCTCGACCCTGTACTGCACCGACATCGTCAAGATGATCGAGGCGCCGGTGCTGCATGTCAACGGCGACGACCCGGAAGCGGTGGCGCTGGCGGCGCAGCTGGCGATCGAATACCGCATGACCTTCTCCAAGGACGTGGTGATCGACATCATCTGCTTTCGCAAGCTCGGCCACAACGAGCAAGACACCCCGGCGCTGACGCAGCCGTTGATGTACAAAAAGATCGCCCAGCACCCGGGCACGCGCAAGCTCTACGCCGACAAGCTGGCGGCGCAAGGCTTGGGTGAACACTTGGGCGACGAAATGGTCAAAGCCTACCGCGCCGCGCTCGACGAAGGCCGGCACACGGTGGACCCGGTGCTGACCAATTTCAAGAGCAAGTTCGCCGTTGACTGGGCCCCGTTCTTGGGCAAAAAATGGAGCGACAGCGCCGACACCGCGATCCCGCTGGCCGAGTGGAAGCGCCTGGCCGAGCGCATCACCACCCTGCCGGCCAGCGTGACGCCGCACCAACTGGTGAAAAAGGTCTATGCCGACCGCGCCGACATGGGCCGCGGCGAGCTCAACGTTGACTGGGGCATGGGCGAGCACATGGCGTTTGCCTCGCTGGTGGCCAGCGGTTATGCGGTGCGCCTGTCGGGTGAAGACTGCGGCCGCGGCACCTTCACCCACCGCCACGCCGTGATCCACGACCAGAACCGCGAAAAATGGAACGAGGGCACCTACATCCCCTTGCAGAACGTGGCCGAGAACCAGGCCCCGTTCGTGGTCATCGACTCCATCCTGTCCGAAGAAGCGGTGCTGGGCTTTGAGTACGGCTACGCCTCCAACGACCCGAACACGCTGGTGATCTGGGAAGCGCAGTTTGGCGACTTCGTCAACGGCGCCCAGGTGGTGATCGACCAGTTCATCGCCTCGGGCGAAGTCAAGTGGGGCCGCGTCAACGGCATCACCCTGATGCTGCCGCACGGCTACGAGGGCCAAGGCCCAGAGCACAGCTCGGCGCGCGTCGAGCGCTTTTTGCAGCTCGCAGCCGACACCAACATGCAACTGGTGCAGCCGACCACCGCCAGCCAGATTTTCCACGTGCTGCGCCGGCAAATGGTGCGCAACCTGCGCAAGCCGCTGGTGATCTTCACGCCCAAGAGCCTGTTGCGCAACAAAGACGCGGGCTCACCCCTGAGCGAATTCACCAAGGGTGGCTTCCAGACCGTGATCCCGGAGCACAGCGCCGAGGTGGCCAAAAACGCTAGCGCCGTCAAGCGCGTGATCGCTTGCTCGGGCAAGGTCTATTACGACTTGGTCAAAAAACGCGAAGAAAAAGGCGCGCACGACGTGGCCATACTGCGCGTCGAGCAGCTCTACCCGTTCCCGCACAAGGCTTTTGCCGCCGAGCTCAAGCGCTACCCGAACGCGACCGACATCGTCTGGTGCCAAGACGAGCCGCAAAACCAAGGCGCCTGGTTCTTCATCCAGCACAACATCCACGACAACATGCTCGACGGCCAGCGCTTGGGCTATGCCGGCCGCGCCGCTTCGGCCTCGCCAGCGGTGGGTTATGCGCACCTGCACCAAGACCAGCAAAAGACCCTGATCGAAGCCGCCTTCGGCAAGCTCAAGGGTTTCATCCTGAGCAAATGA
- a CDS encoding VOC family protein, with protein sequence MSARPFKVLGVQQIAIGGPDKERLRQLWVQLLGLQVTGSFRSERENVDEDICTLGRGAHAVEVDLMQPIDPQAKPAVHSTPLNHIGLWVDDLPVAVQWLTAQGVRFAPGGIRKGAAGYDICFMHPKASAEFPYSGEGVLIELVQAPPQVIAALG encoded by the coding sequence ATGAGCGCGCGGCCCTTCAAGGTGCTGGGCGTGCAGCAGATCGCCATCGGCGGCCCCGACAAAGAGCGCCTGCGCCAGCTCTGGGTGCAGTTGCTGGGCTTGCAGGTCACGGGCAGCTTTCGCAGCGAACGCGAAAACGTCGATGAAGACATCTGCACCCTCGGGCGCGGGGCGCACGCGGTCGAAGTCGATCTGATGCAGCCCATCGACCCGCAGGCCAAGCCGGCGGTGCACAGCACGCCGCTGAACCACATCGGGCTCTGGGTGGACGACCTGCCCGTGGCCGTGCAGTGGCTCACGGCGCAGGGGGTGCGCTTCGCCCCCGGGGGCATCCGCAAGGGCGCAGCCGGTTACGACATCTGCTTCATGCACCCCAAAGCCAGCGCCGAATTTCCCTACTCGGGCGAGGGCGTGCTGATCGAGCTGGTGCAGGCGCCGCCGCAGGTGATCGCGGCGCTGGGCTGA